The Thamnophis elegans isolate rThaEle1 chromosome 15, rThaEle1.pri, whole genome shotgun sequence genome includes a window with the following:
- the LOC116518451 gene encoding F-box only protein 44-like codes for MSPLVAAACCCCPRRRLPPPSRASSLQRKELTLQDLPEDALLDVLSRVPKRDLIHSCRLVCKWWRYLVDLPVVWKRKCERLGFRLEQLEGSLPDWREFFFSLSKRNLLRNVCGRAGLRYWELCPADWMADWMPEDLPRGFKRHFSRIFKRKRKSPLPDTVWTCFVPTWHQDGGLRFFVKKKQRVTLKDKGISNWVMDEMKPQITVKDWYFNVDNSHYQLTVNLLSADCEVLQDYCKMFEVREQVPTVEEWREVSYTFENYPSGVRHVDFEHRVGWRSAVKVTNSSIAVDLV; via the exons ATGTCCCCCCTGGTCGCCGCCGCCTGCTGTTGCTGCCCTCGCCGCCGCCTGCCGCCACCTTCCCGGGCCAG TTCTCTCCAGAGGAAGGAACTGACCCTGCAGGACTTGCCGGAGGACGCCTTGCTGGACGTGCTCTCCAGGGTTCCCAAGAGGGACCTGATCCACAGCTGCCGCCTGGTCTGCAAATGGTGGCGTTACCTAGTGGACCTTCCCGTGGTCTGGAAGAGGAAATGCGAGCGACTCGGCTTCCGTCTGGAGCAGCTAGAAGGCAGCCTTCCAGACTGGAGGGAGTTTTTCTTCAGCTTGAGCAAGAGGAATCTCCTGAGGAATGTTTGTGGAAGAG CGGGGCTGAGATACTGGGAACTGTGTCCCGCGGACTGGATGGCCGATTGGATGCCCGAGGATCTCCCCAGAGGGTTCAAGAGGCATTTCTCCAGGATATTTAAAAGAAAACGCAAATCTCCTCTTCCAGACACCGTCTGGACGTGCTTCGTACCAACATGGCACCAAGATGGCGGCCTGAG GTTTTTTGTTAAGAAGAAACAACGGGTCACCTTGAAGGACAAAGGGATCTCGAACTGGGTGATGGATGAAATGAAGCCCCAAATCACGGTGAAGGATTG GTATTTTAATGTGGATAATTCCCATTACCAGCTGACGGTGAACCTGCTCTCTGCCGATTGCGAAGTCCTCCAAGATTACTGCAAGATGTTTGAAGTCCGAGAACAAGTGCCCACTgtggaagaatggagggag GTTTCGTACACGTTTGAAAATTATCCGTCTGGAGTGCGCCATGTGGATTTTGAACATAGAGTGGGCTGGCGATCTGCAGTGAAAGTAACCAACAGTAGTATTGCAGTTGATTTAGTATGA
- the UBIAD1 gene encoding ubiA prenyltransferase domain-containing protein 1, translating into MEMEDETEKINIGTESLQNNEAIQEGIPSNSWPHKCASYVLALRPWSFSASLTPVALGSALAYRSQGTLDLGLLVGSAVTVLAVHGAGNLVNTYYDFSKGIDHKKSDDRTLVDQILEPQDVVRFGVFLYTLGCISAAFLYCFSTLKLEHLALIYFGGLSSSFLYTGGIGFKYVALGDVVILITFGPLAVMFAYALQVGYLSISPLLYAVPLALSTEAILHSNNTRDIESDRQAGIVTLAILIGPTLSYVLYSSLLFLPYLIFCVLATRYTVSMALPLLTLPMAFSLERQFRSQSFLKIPQRTAKLNLLLGLFYVFGILLAPPGSLPKL; encoded by the exons ATGGAGATGGAAGACGAGACGGAGAAGATCAACATTGGGACTGAAAGCCTACAGAACAACGAGGCAATCCAAGAAGGAATTCCATCCAACAGCTGGCCACACAAATGTGCCTCATACGTCCTGGCTCTCCGGCCCTGGAGCTTCAGTGCTTCCCTCACTCCGGTGGCCCTGGGCAGCGCCCTGGCTTACCGCTCCCAGGGTACCCTCGACCTGGGCCTTCTGGTTGGCAGCGCCGTCACCGTCTTGGCAGTCCATGGAGCTGGCAACCTCGTGAATACCTACTATGATTTTTCCAAAGGCATCGACCACAAGAAGAGTGATGACCGGACCCTGGTGGATCAGATCTTGGAGCCTCAGGATGTGGTCCGGTTTGGGGTCTTCCTATACACTTTGGGTTGCATCTCAGCAGCATTCCTCTATTGCTTCTCCACCCTCAAATTGGAACACCTGGCCTTGATTTACTTCGGAGGActctccagctcttttctctacACTGGAG GCATCGGATTTAAGTACGTTGCACTGGGTGACGTGGTCATCCTGATCACCTTTGGTCCCCTGGCTGTGATGTTCGCCTATGCTCTCCAGGTGGGCTACCTGTCCATCTCGCCCTTGCTGTATGCCGTGCCCTTGGCCCTCAGCACCGAGGCCATCCTGCACAGCAACAACACCCGGGACATCGAGTCCGACCGGCAGGCGGGCATTGTCACGCTGGCTATTCTCATCGGCCCGACGCTCTCTTACGTCCTTTACAGCAGCTTGCTCTTCCTGCCATACCTCATCTTCTGCGTCCTGGCTACTCGCTACACCGTCTCTATGGCTCTACCTCTCCTCACTCTGCCCATGGCGTTTTCCCTGGAACGGCAGTTCCGGAGCCAAAGTTTCCTCAAAATCCCACAAAGGACAGCCAAGCTCAACCTCCTGTTGGGACTTTTTTACGTCTTCGGCATCCTTCTGGCTCCCCCTGGCTCCCTCCCCAAACTCTAG